From the genome of Sulfurovum sp. NBC37-1, one region includes:
- a CDS encoding MgtC/SapB family protein translates to MDYILVKSLLIAVLLGFAIGLQRTMSHLYSNDVGFAAGSRTFALISLLGFMSGWMYQFAPSLIVVVSASIAGIIILSYYMKNIHYKKMGMTSQIAAIITYLLGLMTYFHLEQYAIFIGVMMIVLLDIKPRLQRIEKNITPTDLNASILLLAMTFLILPILPDEMIGPYKLFNPYKTWLMAVIIAAISFVGYIAIKILGNKQGVLLTGLFGGLISSTAVSISLSKMYTAQKEYLNNYAAGIAIACTLMYLRVLFEALVINMEVAWHLLLPYTLAALSGFAYVYIVYKQATQTAPGIQNEILNKNPLQLSEAIKFGILFGVIYGAITIVKQGYGDIGVYIVSSFSGITDVDAITLSLSQLEADNKLPILTAVNGIIIASVVNTYVKLGIVFWMGGRKLGIRVLWFVLITTGMIGAGVWINILLPFIT, encoded by the coding sequence ATGGACTACATACTGGTAAAATCTCTATTGATCGCAGTTTTGCTCGGCTTTGCCATAGGACTTCAGCGTACGATGTCCCATCTCTACAGTAACGATGTCGGATTCGCCGCAGGTTCACGTACATTTGCACTGATATCACTTCTGGGATTTATGTCAGGATGGATGTACCAATTTGCCCCTTCCCTTATAGTGGTCGTCTCTGCCTCTATAGCAGGTATCATCATACTTTCGTATTATATGAAGAACATCCATTACAAGAAAATGGGGATGACCTCCCAGATCGCCGCGATCATCACCTACTTGCTTGGGCTGATGACCTATTTCCATCTGGAGCAATATGCTATTTTCATCGGGGTTATGATGATCGTCCTGCTTGACATCAAACCAAGACTGCAGAGAATAGAAAAGAACATCACTCCCACAGATCTGAATGCCAGTATCCTGCTACTTGCTATGACCTTTTTGATCCTTCCCATCCTGCCCGATGAGATGATCGGCCCCTATAAGCTCTTCAATCCCTACAAAACATGGCTCATGGCCGTTATCATTGCAGCGATCTCCTTTGTGGGCTACATTGCTATCAAGATCCTTGGGAACAAGCAGGGCGTACTGCTTACAGGGCTTTTCGGCGGGCTTATCTCTTCTACTGCTGTTTCAATCTCCCTCTCAAAGATGTATACAGCGCAAAAAGAGTATCTGAACAATTATGCGGCAGGTATTGCCATCGCCTGTACCCTGATGTATCTGCGTGTACTTTTTGAAGCACTGGTAATTAATATGGAAGTTGCCTGGCATTTGCTCCTGCCTTACACTCTGGCTGCCTTGAGCGGTTTCGCCTATGTCTATATCGTCTATAAACAGGCTACCCAAACAGCACCGGGTATACAGAACGAAATACTAAATAAGAATCCCCTGCAGCTCAGTGAAGCCATCAAATTCGGTATACTTTTCGGAGTCATCTATGGTGCCATTACCATAGTCAAACAAGGATATGGAGATATCGGTGTTTACATTGTCTCTTCCTTTTCGGGCATTACCGATGTCGATGCCATTACCCTTTCACTCTCACAGCTTGAAGCCGACAATAAACTGCCTATACTGACTGCCGTCAACGGGATCATTATCGCTTCTGTCGTCAACACTTATGTCAAGCTGGGGATCGTTTTCTGGATGGGTGGCAGAAAGTTGGGCATCAGAGTATTATGGTTCGTCCTGATCACCACAGGCATGATAGGGGCAGGCGTCTGGATAAACATCCTCCTGCCGTTCATAACCTGA